A genomic segment from Tachysurus fulvidraco isolate hzauxx_2018 chromosome 21, HZAU_PFXX_2.0, whole genome shotgun sequence encodes:
- the cysltr2a gene encoding cysteinyl leukotriene receptor 2, with product MTSPPPPHESRNCSITDFKQLMFPITYLLVFILGVVGHSVSLYIFFSVWRKKRGLTTVNLFMVNLLVSDLMLVCSLPFRASYYLSGSVWKFGKLACSLMFYVFYLNMYTSIYFLVSLNIMRYLALFHPYRYKHLQKWCKGQLVCFLIWLFVAATSSPLLILGQNKNASQEGAQKCMELQNNNQTIQRLININNGTLAVGFVLPLAFILWCSVSVAYRLLKPGPSQRTINISKKKAFALVIISLSLFVICFLPYHVMRIIFLYSELNVSNDSFSCEVIWPVRKSAVVTLCLCVAHSCLDPILFFFVGEHFRTFFKNLLRRRTYYMHERRCQQEAELQSLQK from the exons ATGActtcacccccacccccccatgAATCGAG AAACTGCAGCATTACGGATTTCAAGCAGTTAATGTTTCCCATCACCTACCTGTTAGTCTTTATTCTAGGTGTTGTCGGCCACTCTGTCTCCCTGTACATCTTCTTCAGTGTGTGGAGGAAGAAGAGGGGTCTGACTACAGTCAATCTGTTCATGGTTAATCTGTTGGTGTCCGACCTTATGCTGGTGTGCTCGCTGCCCTTCAGAGCTTCTTACTACCTGTCAGGTTCTGTTTGGAAATTTGGCAAGCTGGCCTGCAGTCTCATGTTCTATGTCTTCTACCTGAACATGTACACATCAATTTATTTCTTAGTTTCCCTAAACATCATGCGATATTTGGCACTTTTCCATCCCTACCGCTATAAACACTTGCAAAAATGGTGTAAAGGAcagttggtttgttttttaatctggCTGTTTGTCGCAGCGACCTCAAGTCCTTTGTTGATTTTGGGTCAGAACAAAAATGCAAGCCAAGAGGGTGCTCAGAAATGCATGGAGCTACAAAACAATAACCAAACCATCCAGCGTTTAATCAATATTAACAATGGAACTCTGGCTGTGGGCTTTGTGCTGCCTTTAGCTTTTATCTTGTGGTGCTCCGTGTCGGTAGCTTACAGATTACTGAAGCCTGGTCCGTCCCAGCGCACGATCAACATTTCAAAGAAAAAAGCCTTTGCTTTGGTCATCATCAGCCTCAGCTTATTCGTCATCTGCTTTTTGCCATATCATGTCATGCGGATAATCTTCTTATACAGTGAACTGAACGTGAGCAATGACAGTTTTTCCTGTGAGGTCATCTGGCCAGTGCGTAAATCCGCAGTGGTGAcactttgtttgtgtgtagccCACAGCTGCCTGGATCCCATCCTGTTCTTTTTTGTAGGAGAACATTTTAGAACTTTCTTTAAAAACCTGCTAAGGAGAAGGACATATTATATGCACGAAAGAAGATGCCAGCAGGAGGCAGAATTGCAGAGCCTCCAGAAATAA